CGTCGTTGCCATCCTCACCCCCACATCCACTTCGACGCGCGCCCTTCTCGTTTGCGGCGTTTTGCGTCTCGTAGTGGTACTACCGGCCCCGCAGTCGGGCAGTTAGGTCATTTGTACGAACACAGGCATGATCCTCGGCAAACCCCCTCGGCAGAAGAAATCCCTCAACCCTCGTGTCTGCTCCCGGAATCGAATCTCCTATGCTGAAACGCATTCATAAAGCGGCCGTCCTCGGCGCCGGCACCATGGGCGCGCGCATCGCCGCCCACCTGGCCAACGCCGGCGTTCCCTGCACTCTGCTCGACATCGTTCCCCCGGATGCCGACGGCCCGGCGCGCAACAAGATCGTGCGTGCCGGCCTGGATGCCGCCATCAAGTCCAAGCCCGCGGCCTTCTTCGAGCCCGCGCTGGCCAAGCTGATCACCATCGGCAACTTCGACGACGATATGAAGAAGCTCGCCGACGCCGACTGGATCATCGAGGCGGTGGCCGAGAACCTCGACATCAAGCGCGCGTTGCTGAAAAAAGTGGAGGCGGTGCGCAAGCCCGGCACCATCACCACCACCAACACCAGCGGCCTGCCGGTGTCGAAGATCGCCGAGGGTTTCTCCGACGACCTCCGCCGCCACTGGTTCGGCACGCACTTCTTCAATCCGCCGCGCTATATGCGGCTGCTGGAGATCATCCCCACGCCCGAGGCCGACCGTGCCGCCATCGAAGCCATCGCGCACTTCTGCGACCTCCGCCTGGGCAAAGGGATCGTGGTCGCCAAGGACACGCCCAACTTCATCGCCAACCGCATCGGCACCTTCTCCGTGCTCAACGTCATTCGTGTGATGCAGGAGATGGATTTCTCCATCGAGGATGTGGACGCGCTCACGGGCAGCGTCGTGGGCTGGCCGAAATCCGCGACCTTCCGCACCATCGACCTTGTGGGCCTCGACATCCTGGGAAGCGTCGTCGGCAACATGACGAAGAACGTGCGCGACGAGCGCAGCGAACTCAAGCTCCCCGATTTTTTCCAGCACATGCTGGAGCGCAAGTGGCTGGGCGACAAGACCCGCCAGGGCTTCTACAAGAAGCAAAAGAGCGCCTCCGGCGAGGAACGCCTCGGACTCGATTGGAAGACGCTGGAGTATCGACCGCGGCAGAAGGCCAGGTTCCCTGCCCTCGACATGGCCAAAAACGTCGAGGACACCGCCGAGCGTCTCCGCATGCTGCTGGGCGGCGATCCGAAGAAGGACAAGGCCGCCGCGTTCTATTGGCGCACTCTTTCGGACCTGTGGACCTATGCGGCGAACCGCATCCCGGAGATCAGCGACCGCGTGGTCGAGATCGACCGCGCCATGAAGATGGGTTTCAACTGGGAAATGGGCCCGTTCGAGCTGTGGGACGCCGCCGGCGTCGCCGCCACGGTCGAGCGCATGAAGAAGGAAGGCCACCCGGTCGCGGCCAACGTCGAGAAGTTGCTCGCCTCCGGCGCAACCTCCTGGTACAAGGACGAGCCCTCGACGCGTTCCGGCCGCGCCTATTTCGACCTCGCCAGCGTTTCGTTCAAGCCGGTAGAAGTGCCCGAGGGCGTCAGCACCGTAACGGTGGTCAAGAAATCGAATGGCGTGGTGAAGAAGAACGCGGGCGCTTCCCTGGTGGACGTCGGCGACGGCGTCGGCTGCCTCGAGTTCCACTCCAAAATGAACGCGCTCGGCGGCGACATCATCCAGATGGTCACCCAGGCACTCAAGCCCGGCTCCGAGCTGAATGCGAACTTCGACGCTTTTGTCATCACCAACGACGGGCAGCACTTTTCCGTCGGCGCGAACATCATGCTCTTGCTGATGGCGGTGCAGGAAGAAGAATGGGACGACATCGACCTGATGGTCCGCTCCTTCCAGGGGATGACCCAGGCCATCAAGTTCTCGCCCAAGCCGGTGGTGGTGGCGCCTTTCGGGATGGCGCTGGGCGGCGGCTGCGAGATCTCGCTGCACGCGCCCGTGCGTATGCCGCACGCCGAGCTTTACATGGGCCTGGTCGAGGTTGGCGTCGGCCTGCTGCCCGGCGGCGGCGGCTGCAAGGAGATGACCCTGCGCGCGGTGAACAGCGCGCAGTCAATCCGCCCCGACGCGCGCGGTGAGTCGGTCGAGATGATGGAGGCCATGAAGCGCGCCTTCGAGACCATCGCCATGGCAAAGGTCTCGACCTCGGCCAATGAGGCCCGCAACCTCGGCTTCCTCTCGAACGGCGACGAGATCGTGATGAACCGCGACCGCGTGCTCTCCGACGCCAAGGCCCGCGCGCTGGAGATGGCCCGCGCCGGATACAAGCCGCCGGTCATGCGGACCGACATTCCCGCTCCCGGCGAGAGCATTCTGGCGACGCTCAAGCTCGGCGTACATCTAATGCGGCAGGGCGAGTTCATCACCGAGTACGAAGTGAAGATCGGCAGCAAGGTGGCCGAGGTGCTCTGCGGCGGCGCTGTGACCCCCGGCACCCCGGTGAGCGAGCAGTACCTGCTGGACCTGGAGCGCGAGACGTTCAAATCGCTGTGCGGCGAGCGCAACACGCAACAGCGCATCCAGCACACGCTGAAGACCGGCAAGCCGCTGAGAAATTGATTGAACCGCCGAGAACGCCGAGATGAGTTGATTTCTCGGCGATCTCTGCGATCTCGGCGGTAGAAAAGGAACTGTATGCGAGAAGTAGTGATTGCAAGTTCGGTGAGGACTCCGATCGGCAAGGCCTACAAAGGCACACTTCGCGCCACGCGCCCCGACGACCTGGCCGCGGTGGCCATCAAGGGCGCGCTCGGACGCGTCCCGCAGCTCGACCCCCGCGAGATCGAAGACGTCATCCTCGGCTGCGCCATGCCCGAGGCCGAACAGGGCATGAACGTCGCCCGCATCGCGTCCTTGCGCGCCGGCCTGCCGGTCGAGGTCTCGGCCATGACCGTCAACCGCTTCTGCTCCTCCGGCCTGCAGGCGATCGCCATGGCCGCGGAGCGCATCATGGCGGGCGGCGCTGAGGTAATCGTCGCCGGCGGCGTCGAGTCCATGACTATGATCCCCATGGGCGGCCACAAGGTCTCGTGCAATCCCTGGCTGGTCGAGAACTATCCCGACTCGTACCTCTCCATGGGCCTGACCACCGAGCGGCTGGCCAAGCGCTTCGGCATCACCCGCGAGCAGGCGGACGAGTTCAGCTACCACAGCCACCAGAAGGCGCTCGCTGCCATCGCGGCCGGCAAGTTCGACGAGGAGACCGTGCCCGTTCCGGTCAGCTTCACCACGCCAAACGGCTCCAAGCCCAAGCGCCACGACATTATTTTCAAGATTGACGAAGGCCCACGCGCCGACACCACGCTCGAGGCGCTCGCACACTTGAAGCCTGCGTTCCACGTCAAGGGCATGGTGACCGCCGGCAACTCGTCACAGATGTCCGACGGAGCCGCCGCCGCTGTGGTCATGTCCGCCGAAAAGGCGAAAGCGCTCGGCATCAAGCCGCTGGCGCGCTACGTCGCCTTCGCCACCGCCGGTTACAAGCCGGAGGAAATGGGCATCGGCCCCGTGTTCGCCATCCCCAAGGCTCTGAAGATGGCCGGCCTGAAGCTCTCCGACATCGACGTCATCGAGCTCAACGAAGCCTTCGCCGCGCAGTCGCTCGCTGTCATCAAGGAAGCAGAGCTGCCGATGGATAAGCTCAACCCCAACGGCGGGGCTGTCGCGCTCGGTCATCCGCTGGGCTGCACCGGCGCGAAGCTGACCGCCACCATCATCCGCGAACTCAAGCGCCGCAACGGACGGTACGGCATCGTGACCATGTGCGTCGGCGGCGGCATGGGCGCGGCAGGAATCTTCGAGAACATTCAGTGAGGAGTTAAGCGAGGAACCATGGCAACAGTAGCAGTCCCGAAAACGAAGCTGGCCGGCGGAAGCTGGCTGATCGAAGACCACAACACCCAGCAGGTGTTCACCCCGGAAGATTTCACCGACGAGCACCAGCAGATCGCGCAGACCACCGAAGAGTTCTCGCTCAACGAGATCGTTCCCAACGCCGAGAAGATCGAGCACAAGGACTACGAGCTGCAGCGCGAGCTGCTGCGCAAGGCAAGCGAGATCGGCATCGCCAACGTGGACGTCCCGGAGGAGTACGGCGGCTCCGAAATGGACAAGGTCTCCTCCGCCATCGTGGGCGACCGCATCGCCAAGAACGCGAGCTTCACCACGACCTGGGGCGCGCACTGCGGCATCGGCACTCTGCCCATCGTCTATTTCGGCACCGAGGACCAGAAGAAGCGCTACCTGCCGCGGCTGGCCAAGGCCGAGATCGTGGGCGCCTACGCGCTCTCCGAGTCCACCTCCGCCTCGGACGCCATGAACGCCCGCGCCAAGGCCGTGCTCTCGCCCGACGGCAAGCATTACATCCTCAACGGCGAGAAGATGTGGATCACCAACGGCGGCTTCGCCGACCTGTTCATCGTCTTCGCCAAGGTGGACGGTGAGAAGTTCACCGCGTTCATCGTCGAGAAGACCTTCCCCGGCTTCTCCGCCGGCAAGGAAGAGAAGAAGCTGGGCATCCGCGGATCCTCGACCACGCCCATCATCCTCAACGACTGCAAGGTCCCGGTGGAGAATGTGCTGGGCGAGATCGGCAAGGGGCACGTGATCGCCTTCAACACCCTGAACATCGGGCGTTTCAAGCTGGGTGCGCACTCGGTCGGCGGCGCTCGCATGGCCTTGCAGCAGTCCATCGCCTACGCCAAGCAGCGCAAAGCGTTTGGCAAGACCATCTCCGAGTTCGGCCTGATCAAGGAGATGCTGGCTGATATCGCCATCGGCGTCTATGTTGGCGAGGCGCTGGTGTACCGCACGGTGGGCATGATCGACGCCGCGCTCTCCGACATCGACAAGAAGTCCGCCGACGCCTCCACCCAGATCCGCAAGGGCATCGAGGAATACGCCGTCGAGTGCTCCATCCTGAAGGTCTGGGGCTCGGAGATGATCGACTACGTCGTGGACCACATGGTGCAGATCTACGGCGGCTACGGCTTCGTCGAGGAGTACCCGGCGGAGCGCGTATACCGCGACGCCCGCGTCAACCGCATCTTCGAGGGCACCAACGAGATCAATCGGCTGATCATCACCGGCTGGCTGCTCAAACGGGCCATGAGCGGACAGATCGCGCTGCTGCCCGCGATCAAGAAGTTGATGGACGAGGTGCTCGCCGGACCGACCATCGGAGAAGAGTTCGAAGGCCCACTGGCCGACCAGCGCAAGATGCTGACCAACGCCAAGAAGCTCGGGCTGCTGGCCGCAGGCATCGCGTCCCAGAAGTTCATGATGGCGCTCGCCGACCAGCAGGAGATCATGGGCGCCATCGCCGACATGGTCATCGAGGGCTACGCCATGGACTCGGCGCTGCTCCGGACGCAGAAGCTGATCGAGCGCAACGGCGAGGCGGCTTCCAAGCTGGCCATCGCCTACACGCAGGTGTACCTGCAATCGGCGTTCGAGAAGATCGAGTCCTGCGCGCGCAAGGTGGTCGCGGCGTGCGCTGACGGCGACATGCTCCGCACCCAGATGGCGATCGTGAAACGGCTTTCGAAGTTCGAGCCGGTCAACGTCATCGCGCTGCGCCAGCTGATCGCCGACCGCGTCACCGAGGCGGGCAAGTACGTGATCGCGTAGGGTGGAGCAGGCCTTTAGGCCTGCATTAATAGAGAGAGAGACAACCGGCTTTAGCCGCTGAGGTACCTCGGCGGCTGAAGCCGTCGCTTTTGTTGGCCTGATCCGCAGGGCTAAAGCCCTGCTCCACCCAGCCTCCCGATAAGAATCTGCGGCTATTTCTTCTTCAGTTCTTCCATGACGCTGCTCACCAGACTCTTGGAATCGTTCAGCAGCTTCATCATCAATTCGATATCCATCGCCGGACGGTTGGGATACCGGTTGCTCTGGCAATATACGCCGTGCTGCCCCACCAGGCTCAGCGCATCGGTCAGCAGGTCGAGCGTGACCGCTAGCCGCCCCCGCGGCACTCCCATCATGAACTCGTGCCGTTCCAGCTCTTCCTGTCGTTCGTCGAACACGGACATGGGTACGATTCTACGTGACCGGCATCACTTCTTTCTGCCGGGAACCGGGGTTAGAATGTGTTTGCCCAAATGTCCTTCAGGGGGGAGGCCCTATGCCCCGTTACGAGTACATTTGCCACGCCTGCGAAAAGTCCTTCGAGAAGATCCTCACCCTCCACGAGTACGAGAAAGGCGAGGTCACCTGCCCTTATTGCGGCAGCGACAAGGTGGAACAGGAGGCCGCCGCCTTTTTCGCAGTGACCTCGAAGAAGAGCTGACTCACAGACCAGGCCGCACTAGGACACGCATCCCATCGCAGCATTGGTGCGTTCTTATTACGCTCACCAATCCGCGGCACGCGAGTCTAACTGAGCAGTTCTCCCTATGCTCGTGTGCTTGGGGGACCTTCGGGTCCCCCGCTTTTTGTGGCGGGTTGCGGGCGGGCCCCGCATCTTCGATAATGCCGTTCGCCAACAATCTCGTTTGACGAGGTAACCATGCGCAAGCTATCCATCGCATTATTCGTTCTGCTCGCGTTCACCTTGGCTGCTGCCCAGCAGGACAAGAGCAAGCGGCCCAGCCCTCCGGGGACCGCCGAGGTCACGCTCAGCGGCAAGAAGATCACCGTGGACTACAGCCGGCCAAAGATCGCCGACCCCAAGACCGGAACGCCGCGCAAGATCTTCGGCGGGCTCGTGCCCTATGGTCAAGTCTGGCGGACGGGCGCCAATGATGCCACGTCGCTCAAGACCGATGCCGACCTCGACATCGGCGGCACCAAGGTCCCCGCCGGCAGCTACACCGTCTTCACT
The window above is part of the Terriglobia bacterium genome. Proteins encoded here:
- a CDS encoding enoyl-CoA hydratase/isomerase family protein — encoded protein: MLKRIHKAAVLGAGTMGARIAAHLANAGVPCTLLDIVPPDADGPARNKIVRAGLDAAIKSKPAAFFEPALAKLITIGNFDDDMKKLADADWIIEAVAENLDIKRALLKKVEAVRKPGTITTTNTSGLPVSKIAEGFSDDLRRHWFGTHFFNPPRYMRLLEIIPTPEADRAAIEAIAHFCDLRLGKGIVVAKDTPNFIANRIGTFSVLNVIRVMQEMDFSIEDVDALTGSVVGWPKSATFRTIDLVGLDILGSVVGNMTKNVRDERSELKLPDFFQHMLERKWLGDKTRQGFYKKQKSASGEERLGLDWKTLEYRPRQKARFPALDMAKNVEDTAERLRMLLGGDPKKDKAAAFYWRTLSDLWTYAANRIPEISDRVVEIDRAMKMGFNWEMGPFELWDAAGVAATVERMKKEGHPVAANVEKLLASGATSWYKDEPSTRSGRAYFDLASVSFKPVEVPEGVSTVTVVKKSNGVVKKNAGASLVDVGDGVGCLEFHSKMNALGGDIIQMVTQALKPGSELNANFDAFVITNDGQHFSVGANIMLLLMAVQEEEWDDIDLMVRSFQGMTQAIKFSPKPVVVAPFGMALGGGCEISLHAPVRMPHAELYMGLVEVGVGLLPGGGGCKEMTLRAVNSAQSIRPDARGESVEMMEAMKRAFETIAMAKVSTSANEARNLGFLSNGDEIVMNRDRVLSDAKARALEMARAGYKPPVMRTDIPAPGESILATLKLGVHLMRQGEFITEYEVKIGSKVAEVLCGGAVTPGTPVSEQYLLDLERETFKSLCGERNTQQRIQHTLKTGKPLRN
- a CDS encoding acetyl-CoA C-acyltransferase, giving the protein MREVVIASSVRTPIGKAYKGTLRATRPDDLAAVAIKGALGRVPQLDPREIEDVILGCAMPEAEQGMNVARIASLRAGLPVEVSAMTVNRFCSSGLQAIAMAAERIMAGGAEVIVAGGVESMTMIPMGGHKVSCNPWLVENYPDSYLSMGLTTERLAKRFGITREQADEFSYHSHQKALAAIAAGKFDEETVPVPVSFTTPNGSKPKRHDIIFKIDEGPRADTTLEALAHLKPAFHVKGMVTAGNSSQMSDGAAAAVVMSAEKAKALGIKPLARYVAFATAGYKPEEMGIGPVFAIPKALKMAGLKLSDIDVIELNEAFAAQSLAVIKEAELPMDKLNPNGGAVALGHPLGCTGAKLTATIIRELKRRNGRYGIVTMCVGGGMGAAGIFENIQ
- a CDS encoding acyl-CoA dehydrogenase family protein, with translation MATVAVPKTKLAGGSWLIEDHNTQQVFTPEDFTDEHQQIAQTTEEFSLNEIVPNAEKIEHKDYELQRELLRKASEIGIANVDVPEEYGGSEMDKVSSAIVGDRIAKNASFTTTWGAHCGIGTLPIVYFGTEDQKKRYLPRLAKAEIVGAYALSESTSASDAMNARAKAVLSPDGKHYILNGEKMWITNGGFADLFIVFAKVDGEKFTAFIVEKTFPGFSAGKEEKKLGIRGSSTTPIILNDCKVPVENVLGEIGKGHVIAFNTLNIGRFKLGAHSVGGARMALQQSIAYAKQRKAFGKTISEFGLIKEMLADIAIGVYVGEALVYRTVGMIDAALSDIDKKSADASTQIRKGIEEYAVECSILKVWGSEMIDYVVDHMVQIYGGYGFVEEYPAERVYRDARVNRIFEGTNEINRLIITGWLLKRAMSGQIALLPAIKKLMDEVLAGPTIGEEFEGPLADQRKMLTNAKKLGLLAAGIASQKFMMALADQQEIMGAIADMVIEGYAMDSALLRTQKLIERNGEAASKLAIAYTQVYLQSAFEKIESCARKVVAACADGDMLRTQMAIVKRLSKFEPVNVIALRQLIADRVTEAGKYVIA
- a CDS encoding zinc ribbon domain-containing protein, which encodes MPRYEYICHACEKSFEKILTLHEYEKGEVTCPYCGSDKVEQEAAAFFAVTSKKS
- a CDS encoding DUF2911 domain-containing protein, with amino-acid sequence MRKLSIALFVLLAFTLAAAQQDKSKRPSPPGTAEVTLSGKKITVDYSRPKIADPKTGTPRKIFGGLVPYGQVWRTGANDATSLKTDADLDIGGTKVPAGSYTVFTLPSESGWKLIINKQTGEWGTKYDEKQDFARIPMKAEKTSKTVDPFTISFDKKSETEAALHLAWENTDASVSVRLKK